The Dendropsophus ebraccatus isolate aDenEbr1 chromosome 10, aDenEbr1.pat, whole genome shotgun sequence genome has a segment encoding these proteins:
- the GPANK1 gene encoding G patch domain and ankyrin repeat-containing protein 1, with protein MNFPRLITFTKAREKSDLWENGERRNKNSSRNREVNISGEEAKTFYESLVSGEGEKSKKPRKRRRVTPATHEGTAGQPQHRPAMAVSADTDMRNGHQLLTCSQHGDLKGVKRLLETGNCDVNFQDIYYWTAMMSAAYAGKKEVVSYLLKRGAAWVGVCETRGKDALTLAQEAGHEDVVQLLQDSLRDRPQNLTPRAQNPPERKYCDVCKTHYQEDSIEIHERSTVHLFNKKKKLPPTYYVIPQNNIGYKMMLKEGWDSEAGLGPSGTGRKFPVQTVLKRDQKGLGFQSNEKPKVTHFSANDPTAVARPAITHRTERVATVSRKEERRKEAKAKAWERDLRTYMNIDL; from the exons ATGAATTTCCCCCGACTCATCACATTCACCAAAGCTCGGGAGAAATCAGACTTATGGGAAAATGGAGAACGAAGGAATAAGAATTCATCCCGGAACAGAGAGGTGAACATCTCTGGGGAGGAGGCAAAAACCTTCTATGAGAGTCTTGTGTCCGGTGAAGGGGAGAAGTCCAAGAAACCTCGAAAACGCAGGCGGGTCACCCCAGCTACACATGAAGGAACAGCAGGACAACCCCAGCACAGACCAGCCATGGCTGTCTCCGCTGACACAGACATGCGGAACGGCCACCAGCTACTGACATGTTCGCAACATGGAGACCTGAAAGGGGTGAAACGTCTACTGGAGACGGGGAACTGTGATGTCAATTTCCAGGATATTTATTACTGGACGGCTATGATGTCCGCTGCCTATGCAGGGAAGAAGGAGGTAGTAAGTTATTTGCTGAAGAGAGGCGCCGCCTGGGTTGGCGTCTGTGAAACCAGAGGCAAGGACGCTTTGACCTTAGCACAAGAGGCTGGCCATGAGGACGTAGTCCAACTCTTACAGGACTCCTTGCGAGATCGCCCTCAAAACTTGACTCCAAG AGCACAAAACCCCCCGGAAAGAAAATACTGTGACGTCTGTAAGACCCACTACCAAGAAGACAGCATCGAAATTCACGAACGCTCCACAGTGCATCTCTTCAACAAAAAGAAGAAGCTTCCTCCCACTTACTACGTCATCCCACAAAATAACATCGGCTATAAGATGATGCTGAAGGAGGGCTGGGATTCGGAGGCAGGGCTGGGGCCCAGTGGCACAGGCAGGAAGTTCCCTGTACAGACTGTTCTCAAGAGAGACCAAAAAGGCCTCGGGTTCCAAAGTAACGAGAAGCCAAAAGTCACCCATTTTTCTGCTAATGACCCCACGGCAGTGGCCAGGCCGGCTATAACACACAGAACTGAAAGAGTGGCTACTGTCagcaggaaagaggagaggaggaaggaggcaaAGGCTAAGGCCTGGGAGCGAGATCTGAGGACTTATATGAATATTGACCTATAG